GATGTTCCTTGGCGCGGCGGCGATGATGGTGATCACCAGCCCGCGTCTCTCCGGCTTCGTGCTGCTGGCGATCCCGCTGATCGTGCTACCGCTGGTCGCGTTCGGGCGGTGGGTGCGGCGGCTGTCGCGCAATGCGCAGGACACGCTGGCCGATGCGTCTGCCTATGCCGGCGAACTGGTCGGCGCGATCCGCACCGTGCAGGCCTATACCAGCGAGGGGCTGGCGGCGAAGCGTTTCGGGGGCGAGGTCGAACAGGCCTATGAGGCCGCGCGCACCTCGACCCAGGCTCGCGCGGTTCTCACCGCCATCGTCATCTTCATCGTGTTCACAAGCGTGGTCGGCATCCTCTGGATCGGCTCGCATGACGTGCTGACAGGCGCGATCACGCCGGGCCGGCTCGGCCAGTTCGTGCTCTATGCAGCGTTCGCGGCCGGTGGGCTCGGCCAGCTCAGCGAGGTCTGGGGCGAGGTGTCGGCGGCCTCAGGCGCGGCCGAACGTCTGTTCGAGATCTTGCATGTGAAGCCCGAGATCGCGGCGCCCGCATCGCCGCGCGCATTGCCGCTGCCCGGGCGCGGCGAGGTCGGCTTCGATCATGTCAGCTTCGCCTATCCCGCACGGCCCGATGTCAATGTGCTCGATGCCGTGTCGTTTGCGGTGCGGCCCGGCGAGAAGGTCGCGATCGTCGGCCCGTCCGGCGCCGGCAAGAGCACGATCTTCCACCTCCTCCTGCGCTTCTACGATCCCAGGGGTGGCGCGATCTCGCTCGATGGCGTGCCGGTGAAATCAGCCGATCCGCGCGACTTCCGCTCCCGCATCGCCCTGGTGCCGCAGGAATCCAACGTGTTTGCCGCGAGTGCCCGCGAAAACATCCGTTTTGGTCGGCCCGATGCTGATGATGCCGAGGTCGAGCGTGCCGCAGAGCTCGCGCATGCCAGCGAATTCATCCGCCGCTTGCCCGAAGGCTTTGACACCCCACTCGGCGAACGCGGCGTGACGCTGTCAGGCGGCCAGCGCCAGCGCATCGCCATCGCGCGGGCCATCCTGCGCGATGCGCCGCTCTTGCTGCTGGACGAGGCGACCTCCGCGCTCGACGCCGAAAGCGAGACGCTGGTGCAGACCGCGCTCGAGGAGCTGATGAGCCACCGCACCACGCTCGTCATCGCGCACCGCCTCGCCACCGTGCTCTCCTGCGACCGTATCCTGGTGATGGACCAGGGCAGGATCGTCGAGCAGGGCACGCATGCCGAGCTCGTGGCAGCGAACGGACTTTATGCGCGGCTGGCGCGGCTGCAGTTCGAGGGGGCGTGAGACGTTCAGCATGTCGCCGCTCACGCTGGCAGTGAGAGGCCTGATGCTTCCACGTTCTCGTCATTGCGAGCGCAGCGAAGCAATCCAGAATCCCTCCGTCGAAAGACTCTGGATTGCTTCGCTGCGCTCGCAATGACGGGCGGAGAGAGCTTCGCCTTTGAGTTTGGGAGCGGTGATCTCACTTGCACTTCGGCGAGCCCATCGGCACGTTCGGCCACGGCCAGTTCTTCCAGCTTCCGCCTTCACCGATACAGGCGGAGCCGCCGTTGGTGGGGCTTTCCGTCGGAGCAGGGGTGCTCGTCGGAGCTGGCGAGGCCGTCGTTTGAGTTGCGGCCTTGGGCGGCGAGGCCAGGCGCTGGTCGACATAAACAGTCGACACATAGCCGGCGACGATGACGCCGAGGAACACCGAAGACCCCTTGGCCAGATCGCTCAGCCGCATCGATCCTCTCCATCTGCCCGCCTGATGTCACGCCAGCAAACCACGCTGCGCCTTTCCGTGACATCAGTCACGGCCGCCACGCCATCTTCAGCACCGGCCGTCCCGAGGTCGGGTTCACGTCCTCGCCGGCATGGGCAAAGCCGTTGCGCTCGTAGAAGCGGATGGCGCGGGCATTGTCCCTGTTGACCAGCAGCGTCACGCCGGAAGGCGACAGCCGCTTGGCCTCATCCACCAGCAACCTTGCCGCGTCAGAGCCCCAATGATCGGGATCGACGACGAGCTGGTCGAGATAGCCCTCGCCGTCGATGGTGACGAAACCGGTCAGCGTGCCATCTTGTTCCGAGACGACGATCTGGGCCTTCGGCACCAGATCCCTGCGCCAGCGTTCGCGCCACCAGTCGAGCCGCGCGGCGAAGTCGATCTGCGGGTAGGCCTGCTGCCAGGTCCGGTGCCAGAGGTCGATGGCGGCCGCTTCGTCGGCGTCTGCGTAGGGGCGAAGGCGGAGCGCGCTCACTACCGCTCCGTCAGCTTCAGCTCGATGCGGCGGTTGCGCTTGTAGGCCTCTTCGGTGTTGCCAGGGTCGAGCGGCTGGAATTCGGCAAAGCCGGCGGCGACGAGGCGCTGGGCCGGCACGCCGAGCGAGATCAGATATTGCACCACCGAGATCGCACGCGCCGACGACAGGTCCCAGTTCGACTTGAAGTTCGGGCCGTTGACCGGCCGCACGTCGGTGTGGCCGTCGACGCGCAGCACCCAGGCGATTTCGGCCGGGATCTTCTTGTCGAGCTCGATCAAGGCGGCCGCGACCGTGTCGAGTTCGGCCTTGCCCTCAGGCAGCAGCGTTGCCTGTCCGGTGTCGAAGAACACTTCGGACTGGAACACGAAGCGGTCGCCGACCACGCGGATATCGGGGCGATTGCCGAGAATGGCGCGCAGGCGGCCGAAGAACTCGGAGCGGTAGCGCGACAATTCCTGCACGCGCTGCGCCAGTGCGACGTTCAGGCGAGAGCCGAGATCGGCGATGCGGTTCTGCGATTCCTTGTCTTTCTTTTCCGATGCATCGAGCGCTTCTTCGAGCGCCGCCAATTGCCGGCGCAGCGCGCTGATCTGCTGGTTCAGCACCTCGATCTGCGCCAGCGCCCGCGCCGAGACGGCCTTCTCGGAGTCGAGCGCCTTGCCGAGCTCGGCGGTCTTGCCTTGCGCGTCGTTGCCGGCATTGGCGAGGCCCTCATAGAGGCCCTTCATGCGGTCGCGCTCGCTCTCGGCCGAGGCGAGGCCGGCCTTCAGCTGCGAGACCTGGTCGTCGAGCGAGAGCTTGCCGAGCTTCTCCAGCGACAGCAATTCGGTGAGCTGGGCGATCTTGGCGTTGAGCTGCTCCAGCGCCTTGTCCTTGCCGGTCACTTCCTGCGACAGGAAGAATTGCACGACCAGGAACACCGAGAGCAGGAACACGATCGACAGCACCAGCGTCGACAGCGCGTCGACGAATCCGGGCCAGTAGTTGAAGGCGCCTTCACTGCGGCGGCCGCGGGCTAGAGCCATTTACATCTCCGTTCTCTCGTGTCCCGGACGCGGTGCAGCGTGCAACGCCGCTCCGCAGAGCCGGGACCCGGAATCTCTCATCGATGGGCCCGGCTCTGCAGCGCATCACTTCGTGCTGCGCAGCGTCCGGGGCACGATTGCCCAGCGAGTCCTTAACTCTTCTCGGGCTGGCGCGCGATGCGCTCCAGCAGGCGGCGGATCTCGCGGTTCTGCTCGCCCTGGCCGTCGGCCCATTCGCGGATCATCTGCTGCTCGGTGCGCATGTGCGAGACCAGCGCCTGGATCGCTTCGGCAAGGCTCGCCATCGCCGCCGTGGTACCGCGACTGGCGCTGCCTTCCTCGAGCACGGAGCGCAGCCGCTCGACGGCGGCCTGGAGCTCGCCGCTGGCAACGCCGCCCCCACCAGTGCTCGCGACCGCGGCGACTTCGCCGGTGCCGTATTCGCGCACGGTGGTGGCGAGCCAGTCTTCGAGGTCGGTGTAGAAGCGGTTCTGCGCCTGGCTCGATTGCAGATCGAGGAAGCCGAGGATCAGCGATCCCGCGAGGCCGAACAGCGATGAGGAGAACGAGATGCCCATGCCGCCGAGCGGGGCGGCCAGCCCCTCCTTCAGCGTGTCGAACAGCGCGCCGGCATCGCCGCCGACCTTGAGCCCGTCGATCACCTTGCCGACCGAACCGACCGTCTCGATCAGGCCCCAGAACGTGCCGAGCAGGCCGAGGAAGACCAAGAGGCCGGTCATGTAGCGGGAGATGTCGCGGGCCTCATCCAGGCGCGTCGCGATCGAATCGAGCAGGTGCCGCATCGTGGTCTGGGTGATCGACATCCGCCCGGTGCGCTCGCCGCCCAGAATCATCGCCATCGGCGCCAGCAATTTCGGGTGCCGGGCCGGCGCCAGGCCCGGGTCGGCGATGCGGAAATTGTTGACCCAGGACACCTCAGGATAGAGCCGGATGACCTGGCGGAAAGCCAGCACGATGCCGATGAACAGCACCGCCCCGATCAGGGCATTCAGGCCCGGATTGGCGAAGAAGGCCTGGATGATCTGCTTGTAGAGCACCACCCCCACCAGCGCGCACAGCACCAGGAAAACCAGCATCCGCACCAGAAAAACGCTGGGCGAGGACAGTTTTGTGTACTCGATGTCGATGGCGGAGCGGGGCGAGGCGCCTGACGGCATGGCCGGGATCATCCATTACGAAGCTTGCTTGCCTCCGCACTATGGCACAGGCCGGGTGCAAAAAAAGCGCCGGATGTGCGGATTTCGGGAAGGAGCGCGGAACCCAAAGCTGAAACCGGGCTTTGATTACAGCGTATTTTGCAAAACTTCGGCATTCCACAGGCTTAGGTCGGATTTTTTGCATGGCGACGTTTCTTTGGGGATTGGCTTCCATCGCGCTCTCGCTCGCGGTTCTGATGGCGTTCGCCTGGGTCGTGCAGCAGCGCAGCGGCAATTCCGGCTGGGTCGACACGATCTGGACCTTTGCGATCGGCCTGGTCGGCGCCGGCAGCGCGCTGTGGCCGCTCGCGGGCGAGGGGCCCAATCTCAGGCAATGGCTGGTGGCCGGTCTCGTCGCGGTCTGGTCGCTCCGGCTCGGCACCCATATCGCGATCCGCACCTCAGGGATTACCGATGACCCCCGCTACGCCGCCTTTGCCGCGGAATGGGGCCTCAACGCCCCCAGGCGGATGTTCATCTTCCTGCAAAACCAGGCGCTGGGCTCGGTACCCCTGGTGTTTTCGATCTTCGTGGCCGCGCATGTGCCGGCGCCGGCCTTGCGCATTCAGGACATCCTGGGGGCCGTCATCCTGCTGATCGGGATCGCGGGCGAGGCGCTGGCGGATGCGCAGCTGCGCCGCTTCCGGCTCGACCCCGCCAACAAGGGCAAGGTTTGCGATGCCGGGCTGTGGCGCTGGTCGCGCCATCCCAATTATTTCTTCGAATGGTTCGGCTGGCTCGCTTATCCCGTGATCGGCCTTGCGGCCGGCTATCCCTGGGGCTGGGCCAGTCTGCTCGCGCCCATCTTCATGTACTGGATCCTGGTCCACGTCACCGGCATCCCGCCTTTGGAAGCGCAGATGCTGCGATCGCGCGGCGAGCGCTACCGCGTCTATCAATCCCGGACCAGCATGTTCTTTCCGTTGCCACCGCGAGAGGGAATGGCCGCATGAGCGTCATGTCCACGATCATCGGGACTGCCGAACGCGTGCCGCTGCCAGATCTCGTGGTCCGCGCCGCCATCCAGCGCCTGTGCTCGCGCACCGCAACGCGCCTCGCCGCGCAGACCGCCGCCGACGATGCCGCCTTCGCCGGAAAGATGATGCTGCGGCCGATCGCCGAGCATACGGACGCCGCCAACACCCAGCACTACGAGGTGCCGCAAAGCTTCTTCGCGCAGGTGCTGGGCCCGAACCGCAAATATTCCTCCTGCTTCTACAAGACGGACGCGACGACGCTGCAGGAAGCCGAGGAGGAAGCTCTGCGCCAGACCGTCGAGCACGCCGGCCTTGCCGACGGCCAGACCATCCTCGAGCTCGGCTGCGGCTGGGGCTCGCTGTCGCTGTGGATCGCGCGGCAGTTTCCGCATGCCAAGGTAACCGCCGTCTCGAACTCGCAATCGCAGCGCGCCTATATCGAGGACATCGCGCGGAGCCGCGGCCTGCTCAATCTGCGCGTCGTCACATCGGACATGAACGTGTTCGCGCCGGAAGGGCAGTTCGATCGCATCGTCTCGATCGAGATGTTCGAGCACATGATGAACTGGCGCAAGCTGACGACGCGCGTGCGCGCGTGGCTCGCGCCCGAGGGGCGCTTCTTCATGCACATCTTCACCCATCGCGCCGGCTCCTACGTGTTCGACCGCGCCAATCGTGAGGACTGGATCGCGCAGCATTTCTTCACCGGCGGCGTGATGCCGAGCCATCAGCTCATCAGGCAATATGCCGATATCTTCCAGGTCGAGAAGGAATGGCGCTGGAGCGGTACGCATTATCAGCGCACCGCGATGGACTGGCTCGCCAATTTCGACGCTCATCGCGACGCGATCGAAGCCGCCTTGCGCGACGTCTATGGCGACGAGACTCACCTATGGATGCGACGCTGGCGCTGGTTCTTCCTCGCCACCGCAGGCCTGTTCGGCTACGCCGACGGAACGGAGTGGGGCGTCAGCCACTATCGGATGAAGGCGGCGGACCTTTGAGCCTAGGCAGCCTTGCGGGTTCGCGGCTTCGCTGACTTGCGCTGCTTGCCGGACTTTTTGGGCAAGGGACGCGCAGTCAGACCCAAGCCAAGCGCGCGCAATACCCCCAACATTGTTGAGAACTCCGGATTTCCGGCCTCGCCGAGTGCCTTGTACAGCCCTTCGCGGCTCAGCCCTGTCGATTTTGCTATCTCGCTCATGCCGCGGGCTCGCGCAACCGTATTCACGGAATCACGGATGAACGCCGCGTCGCCAGTCTCCAGCGCTGCTGTGATGAATTCGGCCTGTGCTTCCGGCGTATCCAGATATTCCGCCGCGTCAAATGGTGTTGTTTTCAGCGCCATTGCGTTACTCCAGTTCTGCAAGCATCGCCCGTGCCCGCTTGATGTCGGCTTGTTGCTTTCGCTTGTCGCCACCACAGAGCAGAATGACCGTCACGGTTCCGCGTTGCGCGGCAAAAAGACGATACCCCGGGCCGTAGTCTATCTTGAATTCAGACAGCCCCCCGCCCAAGGACTTCACATCGCCAAGCGCGCCGCGTTCGATCAATGCGATTCGGCTTGCGATGCGCGCCACTGCGCGACGGTCGCGCAACCCGGCAAGCCAGTTTCGAAATGCATCCGTCTGCACGACATCGGTCACGAACGATATGTAATCCATAGTTCACAGTTCGGCAAGTCTCTGTAAACGAAGCGGCGGCCGAGTTGCGGTGTTCTGTCGCAGCACGCCATGCCGGAACCAGACTCACAATCCGGTGAGTCCGGAAAATCAGCCTGAACTCAGCGCGATAGAGCGTGTGACATTGAGCCGCCCGCGCCATGCATTGCGCCGCAGCACGTCCCTTCTATTTTGATCGCATCAGCCGCGCAGCGACTGCCCAGGACGGGCGTTGCGCGAGGCCTGATCGGTTTCAACATTCTTGGGGCACTTAACTTCATGTCAGGACTTCGAGCGCGATCGGCATGCGTTGCAATGATGCTCGCGGCCTTTGCGCCGCTGCTGAGCGCTTGCGACGAATCTTCCTCCGCTGTTTCCGCCGCGCAACCTGTCGA
This genomic interval from Bradyrhizobium guangzhouense contains the following:
- a CDS encoding ABC transporter ATP-binding protein/permease, which codes for MSAVERLETGPTEAASIEAELIEQPAKGRAKLRPLMALAPYVARYRGRAALAFVALTVAALTTLLVPVAVRRMIDFGLTPEGIAMINNYFSVMIAVVAVLALASASRYYLVMTIGERIVADLRRDVFGHLLSLSPSFFDSARSGELVSRLTADTTQIKSAVGASVSIALRNLMMFLGAAAMMVITSPRLSGFVLLAIPLIVLPLVAFGRWVRRLSRNAQDTLADASAYAGELVGAIRTVQAYTSEGLAAKRFGGEVEQAYEAARTSTQARAVLTAIVIFIVFTSVVGILWIGSHDVLTGAITPGRLGQFVLYAAFAAGGLGQLSEVWGEVSAASGAAERLFEILHVKPEIAAPASPRALPLPGRGEVGFDHVSFAYPARPDVNVLDAVSFAVRPGEKVAIVGPSGAGKSTIFHLLLRFYDPRGGAISLDGVPVKSADPRDFRSRIALVPQESNVFAASARENIRFGRPDADDAEVERAAELAHASEFIRRLPEGFDTPLGERGVTLSGGQRQRIAIARAILRDAPLLLLDEATSALDAESETLVQTALEELMSHRTTLVIAHRLATVLSCDRILVMDQGRIVEQGTHAELVAANGLYARLARLQFEGA
- a CDS encoding GNAT family N-acetyltransferase, whose amino-acid sequence is MSALRLRPYADADEAAAIDLWHRTWQQAYPQIDFAARLDWWRERWRRDLVPKAQIVVSEQDGTLTGFVTIDGEGYLDQLVVDPDHWGSDAARLLVDEAKRLSPSGVTLLVNRDNARAIRFYERNGFAHAGEDVNPTSGRPVLKMAWRP
- a CDS encoding peptidoglycan -binding protein; the protein is MALARGRRSEGAFNYWPGFVDALSTLVLSIVFLLSVFLVVQFFLSQEVTGKDKALEQLNAKIAQLTELLSLEKLGKLSLDDQVSQLKAGLASAESERDRMKGLYEGLANAGNDAQGKTAELGKALDSEKAVSARALAQIEVLNQQISALRRQLAALEEALDASEKKDKESQNRIADLGSRLNVALAQRVQELSRYRSEFFGRLRAILGNRPDIRVVGDRFVFQSEVFFDTGQATLLPEGKAELDTVAAALIELDKKIPAEIAWVLRVDGHTDVRPVNGPNFKSNWDLSSARAISVVQYLISLGVPAQRLVAAGFAEFQPLDPGNTEEAYKRNRRIELKLTER
- a CDS encoding flagellar motor protein MotA yields the protein MPSGASPRSAIDIEYTKLSSPSVFLVRMLVFLVLCALVGVVLYKQIIQAFFANPGLNALIGAVLFIGIVLAFRQVIRLYPEVSWVNNFRIADPGLAPARHPKLLAPMAMILGGERTGRMSITQTTMRHLLDSIATRLDEARDISRYMTGLLVFLGLLGTFWGLIETVGSVGKVIDGLKVGGDAGALFDTLKEGLAAPLGGMGISFSSSLFGLAGSLILGFLDLQSSQAQNRFYTDLEDWLATTVREYGTGEVAAVASTGGGGVASGELQAAVERLRSVLEEGSASRGTTAAMASLAEAIQALVSHMRTEQQMIREWADGQGEQNREIRRLLERIARQPEKS
- a CDS encoding DUF1295 domain-containing protein, yielding MATFLWGLASIALSLAVLMAFAWVVQQRSGNSGWVDTIWTFAIGLVGAGSALWPLAGEGPNLRQWLVAGLVAVWSLRLGTHIAIRTSGITDDPRYAAFAAEWGLNAPRRMFIFLQNQALGSVPLVFSIFVAAHVPAPALRIQDILGAVILLIGIAGEALADAQLRRFRLDPANKGKVCDAGLWRWSRHPNYFFEWFGWLAYPVIGLAAGYPWGWASLLAPIFMYWILVHVTGIPPLEAQMLRSRGERYRVYQSRTSMFFPLPPREGMAA
- a CDS encoding SAM-dependent methyltransferase, whose amino-acid sequence is MSVMSTIIGTAERVPLPDLVVRAAIQRLCSRTATRLAAQTAADDAAFAGKMMLRPIAEHTDAANTQHYEVPQSFFAQVLGPNRKYSSCFYKTDATTLQEAEEEALRQTVEHAGLADGQTILELGCGWGSLSLWIARQFPHAKVTAVSNSQSQRAYIEDIARSRGLLNLRVVTSDMNVFAPEGQFDRIVSIEMFEHMMNWRKLTTRVRAWLAPEGRFFMHIFTHRAGSYVFDRANREDWIAQHFFTGGVMPSHQLIRQYADIFQVEKEWRWSGTHYQRTAMDWLANFDAHRDAIEAALRDVYGDETHLWMRRWRWFFLATAGLFGYADGTEWGVSHYRMKAADL
- a CDS encoding addiction module antidote protein yields the protein MALKTTPFDAAEYLDTPEAQAEFITAALETGDAAFIRDSVNTVARARGMSEIAKSTGLSREGLYKALGEAGNPEFSTMLGVLRALGLGLTARPLPKKSGKQRKSAKPRTRKAA
- a CDS encoding type II toxin-antitoxin system RelE/ParE family toxin — encoded protein: MTDVVQTDAFRNWLAGLRDRRAVARIASRIALIERGALGDVKSLGGGLSEFKIDYGPGYRLFAAQRGTVTVILLCGGDKRKQQADIKRARAMLAELE